A stretch of Podospora bellae-mahoneyi strain CBS 112042 chromosome 5, whole genome shotgun sequence DNA encodes these proteins:
- a CDS encoding hypothetical protein (EggNog:ENOG503P2D5; COG:G) produces the protein MISQHKYTGSPARMPSRRSSVAIAFIALSFLLLLYTSRRLGSWTPYNEPYHHETDPHKSQHAPQGDGAHDTKPVPSTQAPAVDPLCEGFPDTSNILLVMKTGASESFARVPTQMMTMLKCLPDFLIFSDMDQNIGGQDIHDSLATVQEAAQEDNSDFDLYRRQKWCEVDQENCNKLGNPAREGWNLDKYKNVHIAEKAYNMRPNYDWYLFVDADTYVLWPNLVEWLKQLKPTKKVYLGSVTLINNFSFGHGGSGYIVSKATMDDFIGNNPGVGNQYDMRAKRECCGDYIFALALKDKTEVGVQQMWPTINGEKPATLPFGPSHWCHPIVTMHHMNAEEINTFWHFERKRYHRLAQSGKKAETLVIRDIFDEFLAPKLNETREDWDNNADNRFYLDQSNDRKWEDWMTNRMKKQDQYNEHEKKAHESFEACGAACKSLGNECFMYRYKDGACSISNSFQLGKPLKKGAEKDRTMSGWDVEKIKKWVADQPACDKIRWPEVKTN, from the exons ATGATTTCACAACATAAATACACCGGTTCGCCCGCCAGAATGCCGTCTCGGAGGTCGTCTGTCGCGATCGCCTTCATCGCCCTTAGtttcctgctgctgctctaCACATCGAGGAGGCTGGGCAGTTGGACGCCCTACAACGAGCCTTATCACCACGAGACTGATCCCCACAAGAGCCAACATGCGCCCCAGGGAGATGGCGCCCACGATACCAAGCCCGTACCGTCGACACAGGCCCCCGCCGTCGACCCCCTGTGCGAAGGGTTCCCCgacaccagcaacatcctGCTCGTCATGAAAACGGGAGCGTCCGAGTCCTTTGCGCGTGTGCCCACCCAGATGATGACCATGCTCAAGTGCCTCCCCGACTTCCTCATCTTTAGCGACATGGACCAAAACATTGGCGGACAAGATATCCACGACAGTCTGGCCACGGTCCAGGAGGCTGCGCAGGAAGACAACTCGGACTTTGACCTGTATCGCCGACAAAAGTGGTGCGAGGTCGACCAGGAGAACTGCAACAAGCTCGGCAACCCGGCCCGGGAAGGGTGGAACCTTGACAAGTACAAGAACGTTCACATTGCTGAGAAGGCGTATAACATGCGGCCCAACTACGACTGGTATCTGTTTGTCGACGCCGACACCTACGTGCTGTGGCCCAACCTGGTCGAGTGGCTGAAGCAGCTAAAGCCGACCAAGAAGGTCTACCTGGGCAGCGTCACGCTGATCAATAACTTCAGCTTCGGACACGGAGGCTCGGGTTACATCGTCAGCAAGGCGACCATGGACGACTTCATCGGCAACAACCCGGGTGTCGGCAACCAGTACGATATGAGAGCAAAGCGCGAGTGCTGCGGCGATTACATCTTTGCCCTTGCGCTCAAGGACAAGACGGAAGTCGGGGTCCAGCAGATG TGGCCTACCATCAACGGCGAAAAGCCCGCCACTCTTCCCTTCGGCCCATCGCATTGGTGCCACCCCATTGTCACCATGCACCACATGAACGCCGAGGAGATCAACACCTTCTGGCACTTTGAACGGAAGCGATACCACCGCCTCGCGCAGTCTGGCAAAAAGGCCGAGACGCTAGTGATCCGCGACATCTTTGACGAATTCTTGGCTCCCAAACTGAACGAGACACGCGAAGATTGGGACAACAACGCCGACAATCGCTTCTACCTCGACCAATCCAACGACCGCAAGTGGGAAGACTGGATGACGAACCGCATGAAGAAGCAGGATCAGTACAACGAGCACGAGAAGAAGGCACACGAGTCGTTCGAGGCCTGTGGTGCCGCCTGCAAGAGCTTGGGCAACGAGTGCTTCATGTACAGATACAAGGATGGTGCCTGCAGTATTTCCAACTCTTTCCAGCTTGGCAAACCTCTGAAGAAGGGGGCAGAGAAGGACCGGACCATGAGCGGCTGGGACGTcgaaaagatcaagaagTGGGTGGCCGATCAACCGGCATGCGACAAGATCCGTTGGCCCGAGGTCAAGACCAACTAG
- a CDS encoding hypothetical protein (CAZy:GH5; COG:G; EggNog:ENOG503NX55) translates to MKLLNFLLGAAALGSALAAPAPAPVCDAPTKRATKFQFVGVNQSGAEFGKDTLPGQLGKHYTWPVRSSIDALMGKGFNTFRIAFMMERIVPNKLDGPLDATYASGLTDIVNYVTSKGAYAIIDPHNFGRYYNNVITDVAGFAAWWTTIAKLFVNNDKVIFDTNNEYHDMADDLVRRLNQAAIDAIRATGATAQYIMVEGNSWTGAWTWVSSGNGANLLSLRDPADSTGEKIIYQMHQYLDSDGSGTSETCVSRTIGAERVRAATEWLKQNKKKGFLGETAGGANTNCIAALTGMLSYLQQNNDVWTGWAWWGGGPWWGNYMFAMEPPSSVAYDRVLPSLQPYI, encoded by the exons ATGAAGCTTCTCAATTTTCTTCTCGGCGCTGCTGCCCTCGGGTCAGCGCTggcggctccggctccggcgcCAGTCTGTGATGCTCCGACCAAGCGGGCAACCAAGTTCCAGTTCGTTGGCGTCAACCAATCCGGCGCTGAGTTCGGAAAAGATACTCTGCCTGGCCAGCTTGGAAAACACTACACCTGGCCGGTGAGGTCGAGTATCGAC GCCTTGATGGGCAAGGGATTCAACACTTTCCGCATTGCTTTCATGAT GGAACGCATTGTTCCCAACAAGCTTGATGGCCCACTTGATGCCACTTATGCCAGTGGCCTGACTGAT ATCGTCAACTATGTCACCAGCAAAGGCGCCTATGCCATCATTGACCCCCACAACTTTGGCCGCTACTACAACAACGTCATAACCGATGTAGCTGGCTTCGCGGCCTGGTGGACCACCATTGCCAAGCTCTTCGTCAACAACGACAAGGTCATCTttgacaccaacaacgagTATCACGACATGGCTGATGATCTAGTCCGCCGCCTCAACCAAGCTGCTATCGACGCCATCCGTGCCACGGGAGCGACGGCTCAGTACATCATGGTCGAAGGAAACTCTTGGACTGGCGCTTGGACCTGG GTATCCTCGGGCAACGgagccaacctcctctccctccgtgATCCAGCCGACTCGACGGGCGAGAAGATTATTTACCAAATGCACCAGTACCTCGACAGCGACGGCTCCGGCACCTCGGAAACCTGCGTTTCCCGCACCATCGGCGCTGAACGTGTCCGTGCTGCTACCGAGTGGCTGAAGCAGAATAAGAAGAAGGGCTTCCTCGGAGAGACAGCCGGCGGGGCCAACACCAACTGCATTGCTGCCCTGACAGGAATGCTGAGCTACCTGCAGCAGAACAACGATGTCTGGACTGGCTGGGCTTGGTGGGGAGGCGGCCCATGGTGGGGAAACTACATGTTTGCAATGGAGCCGCCGTCCAGTGTGGCGTATGATCGGGTTTTGCCTAGTCTGCAGCCGTATATCTAG
- a CDS encoding hypothetical protein (CAZy:AA4; EggNog:ENOG503NZ17; CAZy:AA7; COG:C) has product MAGLRVIPGCRRGLHFGGTCGRRVTLQTTRQLRPLGQPGSSCRQYSATTASTPNGRGWGRNAFIASGALGLVGFGAGVMFGKGYYELMQPKAEWDLNTPNIPKAITYANRFEMLHAAEEIARLIGQDCVSYDSDVLEHHGHSDWSTSNSSERAVAVVFPRTTEDVSTIARICSKRKVPMVPFGAGSSVEGNFSQPYSGICIDFTNMDKVISFHPEDMDVVVQPGVNWVDLNNKIAHTNLFAPMDPSPTATVGGMVSTNCSGTNAFRYGTMKDWVLNLTVVLPDGQTVKTRRRPRKTSAGYNLTSLFVGAEGTLGMVTEITLKLAPIPQDTSVAVIPFPSINDAAAAATSLIRSGISGLAALEIMDDAQMAILNKHGSATVRQRRWQEKPTLFIKFSGTTEAIKSDISRVSSLVAPFNAHQLIFARSKTEESNLWAARKEALFTMVNIRPEGTEMWSTDVAVPISRLAEIITWSKEECSKLGIFASVIGHVGDGNFHVAMMYDPRNAGQKEAVGKTVKEMMKRALEMEGTVSGEHAIGIGKKGSLRDELGVETIGLMRALKRAVDPDWIMNPGKVFD; this is encoded by the coding sequence ATGGCCGGACTCCGGGTCATTCCGGGATGCAGACGAGGCTTGCACTTTGGAGGTACCTGTGGACGGAGGGTGACCTTGCAGACAACACGACAGTTAAGGCCACTAGGGCAGCCAGGAAGCAGCTGCCGACAATATTCTGCCAccacagcatcaacacctaatggaagaggatggggcCGCAACGCATTCATTGCCTCAGGGGCACTGGGTCTCGTTGGATTCGGAGCAGGTGTCATGTTCGGCAAGGGATACTATGAATTAATGCAACCAAAGGCTGAATGGGATTTGAACACGCCGAATATCCCGAAGGCTATCACGTATGCCAACCGATTCGAGATGCTGCATGCTGCCGAGGAGATTGCCCGACTGATAGGCCAAGATTGTGTCAGTTACGACTCTGATGTGTTGGAACATCACGGACACTCTGACTGGTCTACTTCCAACTCCTCAGAAAGAGCCGTCGCTGTAGTCTTTCCTCGGACGACGGAGGATGTGTCTACCATCGCCCGGATATGCAGCAAACGCAAAGTCCCCATGGTCCCTTTTGGAGCTGGCTCGTCGGTTGAGGGCAACTTCAGCCAGCCTTATTCAGGAATCTGCATCGACTTCACCAATATGGACAAGGTGATATCGTTCCACCCGGAAGATATGGACGTGGTAGTCCAGCCAGGAGTAAACTGGGTcgatctcaacaacaagattGCCCACACCAACCTCTTCGCGCCGATggacccctcccccacagccACGGTCGGTGGCATGGTCTCAACTAACTGTTCTGGCACCAATGCCTTCCGCTACGGAACCATGAAAGACTGggtcctcaacctcaccgtTGTCCTGCCTGACGGCCAAACCGTCAAGACCCGTCGACGACCACGAAAGACATCGGCGGGGTACAATCTCACCTCGTTATTCGTCGGTGCAGAAGGGACTCTGGGTATGGTGACAGAAATCACCCTCAAACTCGCCCCTATACCGCAAGACACCTCCGTCGCCGTGATCCCCTTTCCCAGCATCAACGAcgccgccgcagccgccACCTCGCTCATCCGATCTGGCATCTCCGGCCTTGCCGCTCTCGAAATCATGGACGACGCCCAGAtggccatcctcaacaagcACGGCAGCGCCACCGTCCGCCAACGCCGCTGGCAGGAGAAGCCTACCCTGTTTATCAAATTCTCCGGCACCACCGAAGCAATCAAATCCGACATTTCACGCGTCTCATCCCTCGTGGCACCTTTCAATGCTCACCAGCTCATCTTTGCCAGATCGAAAACGGAGGAATCCAATCTCTGGGCTGCGCGCAAAGAAGCCTTGTTCACCATGGTTAATATCCGCCCCGAGGGAACAGAAATGTGGTCTACCGACGTTGCGGTGCCCATCTCGCGGCTTGCCGAGATCATCACCTGGTCCAAAGAGGAGTGTTCCAAGCTGGGCATTTTTGCCAGCGTCATTGGACATGTGGGGGATGGCAACTTTCATGTGGCTATGATGTACGACCCGAGGAATGCAGGGCAAAAGGAGGCAGTGGGGAAGACGGTCAaagagatgatgaagagggcgttggagatggaggggaccGTGTCAGGGGAGCATGCTATTGGGATTGGCAAGAAGGGTAGCCTCAGGGACGAGTTGGGGGTGGAAACGattgggttgatgagggcgtTGAAGAGGGCTGTGGATCCGGATTGGATTATGAACCCAGGGAAGGTGTTTGACTAG
- a CDS encoding hypothetical protein (COG:P; EggNog:ENOG503NVJ9) gives MPKMKLPTIYNVHLVAIIATLGGALFGFDISSMSAIVVTNQYITYFNNPSGVIQGAIGSALAAGSVLGSAVAGPISDKIGRRDSIMFACLFWLIGTSVQVACQNVGQLIVGRVFNGFTVGITSAQVPVYLAEIAKAEKRGSLVIIQQLAIEFGILIMYFIGYACASIPGTASFRTAWGTQFIPCVLLIIGLPFLPRSPRWLAKVGKDEEAIRTLANIQADGNIEDPRVIAEWEEIVTVMNAEREAGKGWRKFFKNGMWKRTMAGTTVQAWQQLAGANVIVYYLTYIAQMAGLEGDVAMVTSGIQYAVFIIFTGVMWLFIDKTGRRTLLVWGALGMGFCHFVIGGVMGGNHTDVPGGVGNPPNANIVIAVHSGAPANTVITFSYLLIVVYALTLAPVCWIYAAEVWSLGTRATGMSMAALSNWVFNFALGMFTPPAFVNITWKLFIIFGALCVAAAIWFWVFYPETCGKTLEEIEVMFSKDGPRPWNTRKGESRLAAEIEAVIARKEKGEQPGLAETVTRDGENKA, from the exons ATGCCCAAGATGAAGCTCCCCACTATCTACAATGTCCACCTCGtggccatcatcgccactcTGGGCGGTGCCCTTTTCGGCTTCGACATCTCTTCCATGTCGGCCATCGTCGTCACGAACCAGTACATCACCTACTTCAACAATCCCTCGGGCGTCATCCAAGGTGCCATCGGttccgccctcgccgccggctCCGTCCTCGGCTCTGCCGTTGCAGGCCCCATCTCGGACAAGATTGGCCGGAGGGACTCCATCATGTTTGCGTGCTTATTCTGGCTTATTGGGACATCTGTGCAGGTGGCCTGCCAAAACGTCGGCCAGCTGATCGTGGGCAGAGTGTTCAACGGATTCACGGTTGGTATCACGTCTGCTCAGGTGCCCGTGTACCTGGCCGAGATCGCCAAAGCGGAAAAGAGAGGGAGTCTGGTAATTATTCAGCAGCTCGCCATCGAGTTTGGCATTTTGATCATGTACTTTATCGGCTATGCGTGTGCCAGTATCCCGGGGACGGCAAGCTTCCGGACGGCGTGGGGGACGCAGTTTATCCCTTGCGTTCTCCTCATTATTGGGCTGCCCTTTCTGCCCCGGTCCCCCAGATGGTTGGCCAAAGTGGGGAAAGATGAAGAAGCGATCCGGACGCTGGCAAACATCCAGGCGGATGGCAATATTGAGGATCCGAGGGTGATTGCCGAGTGGGAAGAGATTGTCACAGTCATGAatgcggagagggaggctggAAAGGGGTGGAGGAAGTTCTTCAAGAATGGAATGTGGAAGAGGACCATGGCGGGAACGACGGTACAGGCGTGGCAGCAACTGGCTGGTGCCAATGTCATTGTGTATTACCTGACATATATCGCCCAgatggctgggttggagggcGATGTGGCCATGGTTACTTCGGGTATTCAGTAtgccgtcttcatcatctttaCAGGTGTCATGTG GCTTTTCATTGACAAGACTGGCCGTCGCACTCTCCTTGTCTGGGGAGCTCTTGGCATGGGCTTCTGCCACTTTGTCATCGGCGGTGTCATGGGTGGCAACCACACCGACGTTCCTGGTGGAGTTGGCAACCCCCCGAATGCCAACATTGTCATTGCTGTTCACTCGGGCGCCCCGGCCAACACTGTCATCACCTTCTCGTATCTCCTGATCGTGGTGTACGCCCTTACGCTGGCTCCAGTATGCTGGATCTACGCTGCTGAAGTGTGGTCCCTCGGCACCCGTGCCACAGGCATGTCGATGGCGGCTCTGTCCAACTGGGTCTTCAACTTTGCCTTGGGCATGTTCACGCCACCAGCTTTTGTCAACATTACCTGGAAGCTCTTTATCATCTTTGGCGCCTTGTGCGTTGCCGCGGCGATCTGGTTCTGGGTGTTTTACCCAGAGACCTGCGGTAAGAcgttggaggagattgaggtcATGTTCTCTAAGGACGGGCCACGTCCGTGGAACACCAGAAAGGGCGAGTCTCGCTTGGCTGCCGAGATCGAGGCTGTCATTGctagaaaagaaaagggggagcAGCCTGGTTTGGCTGAGACTGTCACGCGCGATGGCGAAAACAAGGCTTAG
- a CDS encoding hypothetical protein (EggNog:ENOG503NW3K; COG:S), giving the protein MALPSRAPQARDLVDLDWTGPDDADCPYNWPLWKRLYMTSIPALLCVNVSFASSVYTSGTNDISQQFNVSRTESLLGLSLFLWALGLGAIIAAPVSENYGRRIVYLTTVPIFGLFTLGSGLAPNFVTLIVCRTFAGFFGSAVVSVGGGTNADLWRPTLAGVVYPFYFVSPFLGPAFGPVVGGYLIEAKGWRWLQWVILFMIVFNYLYALPQSETYKKIILEKRTRNEKTPTRSSKVAPPSRAILQHILLKPFKMLFVESIVLFMTIYMAFNFAVFYSFFAAFPYIFGPGGHYNFTPGQQGLTFLSIALGCVVGFVGVVYIDRRTYPALETKYGVGKVPPEHRLYGAMVGSALNPASLFWFGWSANAGTHWASPVVAAVPFAVGNIMVYSSGALYIMNSYGSLHGASALSANSLLRYAFGGAFPLFTVQLFSSLGTGWASSLLGFISVVLVPVPWVLYKYGKRIRAHSQYITAA; this is encoded by the coding sequence ATGGCTCTCCCCTCCCGAGCGCCTCAGGCACGCGACTTGGTTGACCTGGACTGGACAGGCCCTGATGATGCCGACTGTCCCTACAACTGGCCCCTGTGGAAGCGTCTCTACATGACGAGCATTCCGGCCCTCCTCTGCGTCAACGTCTCTTTTGCCTCCTCGGTCTACACCTCGGGTACCAACGACATATCACAGCAGTTCAACGTGTCCCGCACCGAATCATTGCtcggcctctccctcttcctctgggCCCTTGGTCTCGGCGCCATCATTGCTGCCCCTGTCAGCGAGAACTACGGCCGCAGGATCGTCTATTTGACGACAGTTCCCATCTTTGGCCTGTTCACCCTGGGCTCCGGACTGGCTCCCAACTTTGTCACCCTGATTGTCTGCCGCACCTTTGCTGGCTTCTTTGGCAGTGCCGTTGTGTCGGTGGGCGGCGGCACCAATGCCGATCTCTGGCggcccaccctcgccggcgtCGTGTATCCTTTTTACTTTGTTTCGCCTTTTCTGGGGCCGGCCTTTGGGCCTGTTGTCGGCGGCTACCTGATCGAGGCCAagggatggcgatggcttcaATGGGTTATCCTCTTCATGATCGTCTTCAACTACCTGTACGCCCTTCCCCAGTCCGAAACCTACAAAAAGATCATTCTGGAGAAGCGCACGCGAAACGAGAAAACACCCACACGGTCCTCCAAGGTCGCTCCGCCATCCCGCGCCATCCTCCAGCATATTCTTCTCAAGCCGTTCAAGATGCTCTTTGTCGAGTCCATCGTGCTCTTCATGACCATCTACATGGCCTTCAACTTTGCCGTTTTTTACAGCTTCTTTGCCGCATTTCCCTACATCTTTGGCCCTGGCGGCCACTACAACTTCACCCCGGGCCAGCAAGGCCTCACATTTCTCTCCATCGCGCTGGGGTGCGTAGTAGGATTCGTTGGGGTTGTCTACATTGACCGTCGCACGTATCCCGCATTGGAGACCAAGTATGGGGTTGGCAAAGTGCCACCTGAGCACCGTCTCTACGGCGCCATGGTGGGCAGTGCCCTCAACCCAGCCAGTTTGTTTTGGTTCGGGTGGTCCGCCAACGCAGGCACACACTGGGCGAGCCCTGTCGTGGCCGCAGTGCCCTTTGCTGTGGGAAACATCATGGTGTACAGCAGCGGTGCCCTGTACATTATGAACTCGTATGGTTCGCTGCACGGCGCGAGTGCGCTCAGTGCCAACAGTTTGTTGAGGTATGCCTTTGGAGGCGCCTTCCCTCTGTTTACCGTGCAGCTATTCTCGTCTTTGGGTACCGGATGGGCCAGCAGTTTGTTGGGGTTCATCTCCGTCGTGTTGGTTCCAGTACCGTGGGTGTTGTACAAGTATGGCAAGCGGATTCGAGCGCACAGCCAGTACATCACTGCCGCTTGA
- a CDS encoding hypothetical protein (COG:M; EggNog:ENOG503Q64Y) → MYSHADALDDPLEDGDQVAATPQSCARTEPVERLVKGGVPHEWTFNNRRRAFALRLAARNLRWDAIVGLLEAGADVNAADDQGQTALMSTNPKRSLVYDNLQAFVAFGVEVNAQDHSGKTALHHFLRAFAEWPDRQRTTENAKEVLQFLMEEGADPLIRDNNDVTAFETAVKCKHVWAINMMSLMCKLDPNMSFGGLDKGQRLFLAAGCAHQYKALYRYDEGEHPPDADHNELMSLRGAHDMIMDMDLLDPDDDFPTGLWDAQSRFKATQAVSEAVIDTLLNMDLSHHFTSSMPFFLWCLPPAHRWHVRSSHQLIKLTVARVLCRGGGLSVSQLGSDQIKSLVKRLRRCRNGTWSAICWTRSLTARLTTSAAIGKRCCLQF, encoded by the exons ATGTACTCGCATGCTGACGCACTGGACGATCCATTGGAGGACGGCGACCAGGTTGCGGCGACACCCCAGTCTTGTGCTCGTACCGAGCCGGTCGAGCGACTTGTCAAAGGCGGCGTTCCTCACGAATGGACATTCAACAACAGGCGAAGGGCGTTTGCGCTTCGCCTAGCCGCCCGCAACTTGAGATGGGATGCCATTGTCGGCTTGTTGGAGGCTGGTGCCGACGTCAACGCGGCTGACGATCAGGGACAAACTGCGCTGATG TCGACAAACCCGAAAAGGTCGTTGGTCTACGACAACCTACAAGCGTTTGTGGCCTTTGGGGTCGAGGTCAATGCCCAAGACCACTCAGGGAAAACGGCTCTCCATCATTTCCTCAGGGCCTTTGCCGAGTGGCCCGATCGCCAGCGGACAACCGAAAACGCAAAGGAGGTCCTCCAATTTCTTATGGAAGAGGGCGCAGACCCGCTTATTCGCGACAACAATGACGTTACGGCCTTTGAGACGGCGGTCAAATGCAAGCACGTCTGGGCTATCAACATGATGTCGCTCATGTGCAAACTCGACCCAAACATGTCGTTTGGTGGCCTAGACAAGGGACAAAGACTCTTTCTCGCCGCTGGGTGTGCTCATCAGTATAAAGCCTTATACAGGTATGACGAAGGGGAGCACCCCCCGGATGCCGACCACAATGAGCTCATGTCCTTGAGGGGGGCCCATGACATGATAATGGACATGGACCTGCTCGACCCTGACGATGATTTCCCAACAGGGCTCTGGGATGCCCAAAGTCGCTTCAAGGCAACCCAGGCGGTTAGTGAAGCGGTGATTGACACACTGCTCAATATGGATCTGTCCCATCACTTTACATCGTCCATGCCCTTCTTTCTGTGGTGTCTCCCTCCGGCGCACCGGTGGCATGTGCGGTCCTCGCAccagctcatcaagctcaCTGTTGCCCGTGTCCTCTgccgcggtggtggcttgAGTGTATCCCAGCTCGGCTCCGACCAGATCAAATCATTGGTCAAACGGTTACGGCGATGTCGGAATGGGACATGGTCTGCCATCTGCTGGACTCGGTCCCTGACCGCGAGATTGACAACATCGGCGGCGATCGGGAAACGCTGCTGTTTGCAATTCTAG
- a CDS encoding hypothetical protein (COG:T; EggNog:ENOG503NWHG) produces the protein MDSKTVSSRLRELVKFLGTVKGDLANVTGPPSLLAPSSVVEVGHCWAQRPAVFAAPAHEPLPEKRSLLVLKWFLVALKSQLYVAGSPGPQAVSIKKPLNAFLGELFLASWTDEENKASTELIAEQVSHHPPITAMHVIDRQNGVRADGYARVEMTFNGNVNIRQVGHAMVHIDRYDEDHLVPLPDVKIRGFLGGCMYPEITGTYTLHSSGGYVSQIKFSGEGMIRGKRNSFEAKVYKKDDTKQRAIYTLSGVWSDGWVVKDAQTGEVLEMFKHDAVENEPVPMDIVPVEQQDDWESRKAWGKVLNGMAMGNLEAVTREKTKIEKAQRLMRAFEESRGETWEPLLFQSISADDFEVFHRLADGTGHQLADERTKGVWRVKDTQVKNLQRPFRAGLTPLGY, from the exons ATGGACAGCAAGACGGTGTCTTCCCGCCTGCGAGAGCTGGTCAAG TTTCTCGGAACAGTCAAGGGCGATCTCGCCAACGTCACCggacctccctccctcctcgctccCTCGTCCGTCGTTGAAGTCGGCCACTGCTGGGCCCAGCGTCCTGCCGTCTTTGCCGCCCCTGCCCACGAGCCCCTCCCCGAGAAACGCTCCCTGCTCGTCCTCAAATGGTTCCTCGTTGCTCTCAAGAGCCAACTCTACGTCGCCGGTTCCCCTGGCCCGCAAGCCGTCTCGATCAAGAAGCCCCTGAACGCCTTTCTCGGAGAGCTATTCCTCGCGTCGTGGACCGACGAGGAAAACAAGGCAAGCACCGAGCTTATCGCCGAGCAGGTatctcaccatccccccattACAGCGATGCACGTCATCGACCGTCAAAACGGTGTCAGGGCCGACGGGTACGCTAGGGTGGAGATGACATTCAACGGAAACGTGAACATTAGACAGGTTGGGCATGCAATGGTGCACATTGATCGATATGACGAGGATCATTTGGTGCCGCTGCCAGATGTGAAGATCAGAGGATTCTTGGGCGGGTGCATGTACCCAGAGATCACTGGGACGTATACCCTGCACTCGAGTGGCGGGTACGTGTCTCAAATCAAGTTCTCCGGAGAGGGGATGATCAGGGGAAAGAGGAACTCCTTTGAGGCAAAGGTGTACAAGAAGGATGATACCAAACAGAGGGCCATTTACACTCTCTCGGGAGTCTGGAGCGACGGGTGGGTGGTCAAGGATGCGCAAACTGGGGAGGTCCTGGAGATGTTCAAGCATGACGCGGTGGAGAATGAGCCGGTGCCCATGGATATCGTTCCGGTGGAGCAGCAAGATGACTGGGAGAGCCGTAAGGCGTGGGGCAAGGTGCTGAATGGGATGGCCATGGGTAATCTCGAGGCTGTCACGCGGGAGAAGACCAAGATCGAAAAAGCGCAGAGACTGATGAGGGCTTTTGAAGAGTCAAGGGGCGAGACATGGGAGCCGCTGCTCTTTCAGTCCATTTCAGCGGATGATTTTGAGGTATTCCATCGCTTGGCAGATGGGACGGGTCATCAGTTGGCTGATGAGAGAACCAAAGGGGTGTGGAGGGTGAAGGATACGCAAGTCAAGAACCTCCAGAGGCCTTTTAGAGCTGGTCTCACGCCGCTGGGGTATTAA
- a CDS encoding hypothetical protein (EggNog:ENOG503P382; COG:K) yields MPTPKNYRESRDHSRGGHVNSRGSNRRPQVLNAAVPSRRRVIPPIRSPRMRADLLAAAQEVQASAAEKVVMEAPVTETTAVQVQTDPGVASSTSGQNEASGSPSVSEPSDPDPASQQVQIWTGSLSEGVRQVTMLVTKSKPGRTDVSADQLKLYQESARAFF; encoded by the exons ATGCCTACTCCGAAGAATTATCGCGAGTCGCGCGACCACAGTCGAGGCGGTCACGTCAACTCAAGAGGTAGTAATCGGCGCCCTCAGGTGTTGAATGCG GCAGTTCCATCAAGAAGACGGGTTATTCCGCCTATTAGATCGCCACGGATGCGTGCCGACCTGTTGGCAGCAGCGCAGGAAGTCCAGGCATCTGCGGCTGAGAAGGTCGTAATGGAGGCACCGGTTACCGAAACCACGGCCGTTCAGGTTCAGACAGACCCCGGCGTGGCATCAAGCACGTCTGGACAGAACGAAGCATCGGGGTCCCCATCTGTCAGCGAGCCTTCAGATCCGGACCCAGCTTCTCAGCAAGTCCAAATCTGGACTGGCAGCCTGTCTGAGGGTGTGAGGCAGGTCACGATGCTGGTCACCAAATCCAAGCCCGGCAGGACCGACGTCAGCGCGGACCAACTCAAGCTCTATCAGGAGTCCGCGAGAGCCTTCTTCTAG